CACAATTCATGTATTacatattcaataaatttacaCAAAATTTACAACCAACTTACATCCTTCTTCTTAAACAAGACTTCTATTTTGTTTGACCTTAACCTTACCAAAGGCCATTTTATTATTCTCGGGAAGACAATGTGATGTGGACCATCCGTTAAACCCAAACGTTGAACGGCCCAAAgctataaaacataaattaaccaaaacaataatcaaattaataaacaaattcCGTCCacattaaaactaaaacaatatttaaatttattacctGCAACACTGCAACATTGCCACTTAGGCCTACGGAGTCCTTTATGTAACGTTGCCTTATCATTCTTGACGCATTTCTTAAACTATTTACCACAAATGTGTGCACAACTTTTGCCCAGTTATATTGGTACAAATTTTCAATGTTATCTAATATTGTAAAAGGCATGTTACTAACTGCCTTTGAATGTTTAGGaaagtaaaaaacaataaaacaaactaaaatatacaaacgACACACGCAATCAACATCTATgtcattattttgtattataaacTTTATCCTACGTATGACATCTTTTACACTAAATGACTTTGAACAAAATTGTTCACAAACAATACCACCAAAGTTATCATCAAATTTGACATCTAAACCACCAACACCCAACCCTAGACCCATGCAAACATCGCCAACTGTAAATGGTACCATTCGTTgcttcaaaacaaaacattcatTGCGCCCAACCCAACGTCTAACCATTTCCTTCAACAGCGGAGTGCATAACTTAATTGGGTTGTTCATATAAAGACACCACTTGAATGGAGTCTCCCCGATACGTGTCTTATCAATTTCTCGAAGTATACCATTAATGTTGACTATCGCTTTTGTAACGGACCAAACCCGCAAACGCAACtacaattcaaattcaaaatataaacaatcaaaaaaCTCAgtttcaaacaaacaaatcaattttcaaaacattttatgtACTTACATTCTTATAACCTCCTTCTTTTGAGAAATCCATCTACGCCAATTCAACCAAAATACAATCGACGGGGAAAAAAACCCTAACAAAAGGCCAAGGACCTTACATGGAAGACGGACTGGGTGGGTCGCTCCTCTTGGAACAGCGACAGCCAAAAATGCGTCGGTGAAGGAATCGGACAACACGAGAAGCCGGCGGAACTCCAGTCGCCAAGAAATCGCGACGCTCGACGGAATCAAAGGAGTCGAAAGAAGACTCGATGGCGGGCTGGGGAGAGAGGTCGACGGACTCTGTCTACGGTTCGGAAATATTACCACAGCCGACGGTCCGGCGACCACCGCAATGCTCTGGTACAGTGGAAGAACCGGCCACCAAAGCACGCCTGCACTCCAAGTCTGTCTACGGTTCAAAAATATTCCCACAGGTGACGGTCTGACGACCACTGCAATGCTCCGATACAGTCAAAGAACTGGCCACCAAAGCACCTCTGTACTCCAAGTCTGTCTACGGTTCGGAAATATTCCCACATGCGGCGGTCCGGCGACCACCGCAATGCTCCGGTACAGTCGAAGAACCGGCCACCAAAACACCTCTGCACTCCAAGCAAGCAACCGCGTCGACAGCGCAGGCAGCGGCAGCGGCGGCAACGCAGGCAGCGGCAGCGCAGGCAGTGCAGGCAGCGGCAACGCAAGCACTGCAAGCAGCAACACCGCAAGCATTTGAAATAAACAGTGCAACACCTTCGGAAACCCCCACCGCGTTGATGTTCCACCCGAAAATGATCCACAACCTCCACCAGCACAACGTTCAGCAGCACTTTGCATCTATCTATGGCAAGAattctttagaaattttttgCTGGATATACATTGATAGTTTTCAATTTTATGACTGATGTTAAATTTGAAAGTTTGATTAAACCAGCTTTCACTAATATATGTTTTGGGACAATACTTGTCCCAATAAATGGATTCATTCTTTATAGGCTTAGATTGATGGAAAGGGAAAGAAGTAAATTACTAACAGAAAAAACAACGTATCAATTCGTACAGAAAAAACAGAGttattcttttctctctactcttACCTCTGCCAGTGCAAGCTGTTCCCCTTTCTTTAACTGTTCCATCAGGACTGTGCGTGGCAGAACCATCTTGCCCTTGGTGCTTGCAAAACCATCATACGAGTGTGCTTTATCTTCTGGTGGCAGAACCTGGAAATGTTCTTTGTCGCATTTGGGTGGTTGCAAAACATGCAGAAGCACGGTATAATTTTGGGTGGCAGAACCTACAGCAGCGATGTTCTTTGTCGCATCTGGGTGGTTGCAAAACATGCAGCAGCAACAACACGATACAATTCTGGGTGGCAGAACCTGCAGCAGCACCGTATATGTGGAACCGCAGCAGCAGAACCtcatctatctatatatatatcacttgCTTTTAGCAGCATAACCTCATCTATCTATATATACCAGCACTTGTTGCTTCTCTGTTCTCTCATTTCTTCTCTGTCTTTACTTCCATTTTGTTTCTTAACTATGGGTAATATTCAAACATTTTGTAAGGTTGTAAGAGGTCAATTTAGAGCCCATGTCGAAgccgaagaagaagaagaactacTCCATGGAACGGCAGCGCAAGCAGCGCAACCAGTAGAAGCGGCAGCGGTGGAAGCGGCAGCGGCAACGCAAGCGGCGCCAGCACCGGCAGCGCAAGCAGCGACAGCGCAGGCAGCGCAGGCAGCACAGGCAGCATAGGCAGCAGCACCGCAAGCATTTGAAATAGAAAGTGCAACACCTTCGGAAACCCCCCACCATGTTGATGTTCCTCCCGAGCAGCTCTTTGCATCTATCTATGGCAAGAattctttagaaattttttgCTGAATATACATTGATAGTTTTCGATTTTATGACTGATGTTAAATTTGAAAGTTTGATTAAGCCAGCTTTCACAAATATATGTTTTGGGACAATAGTTGTCCCAATAAATGGATTCATTCTTTATCGGTTTAGATTGATGGAAAGGGAAAGAATTACACTACTAATAGAAAAAACAAGTATTAATTCGTACAGAAAAAACAGAGttattcttttctctctactcttACCTCTGGCAGTGCAAGTTGTTCCCCTTTCTTTAACTGTTCCATCAGGACTGTGCGTGGCAGAACCATCTTGCCCTTGGTGCTTGCAAAACCATCATACGAGTGTGCTTTATCTTCTGGTGGCAGAACCTGGAAATGTTCTTTGTCGCATTTGGGTAGTTGCAAAACATGCAGAAGCACGGTATAATTGCAGAAGCACGGTATAATTGCAGAACCTGCAGCAGCGATGTTCTTTGTCGCATCTGGGTGGTTGCAAAACATGCAGCAGCAACAACACGATACAATTCTGGGTGGCAGAACCTACAACAGCACCGTATATGTGGAACCGCAGCAGAACCtcatctatctatatatatatatatatatatatatcacttgCTTTTAGCAGCATAACCTCATCTATCTATATATACCAGCACTTGTTGCTTCTCTGTTCTCTCATTTCTTCTCTGTCTTTACTTCCATTTTGTTTCTTAACTATGGGTAATATTCAAACATTTTGTAAGGTTGTAAGAGGTCAATTTAGAGCCCATGTCGAAgccgaagaagaagaagaactacTCCATGGAACGGCAGCGCAAGCAGCGCAACCAGTAGAAGCGGCAGCGGTGGAAGCGGCAGCGGCAACGCAAGCGGCGCCAGCACCGGCAGCGCAAGCAGCGACAGCGCAGGCAGCGCAGGCAGCACAGGCAGCATAGGCAGCAGCACCGCAAGCATTTGAAATAGAAAGTGCAACACCTTCGGAAACCCCCCACCACGTTGATGTTCCACCCGAAAATTATCCACAACCTCCACCAGCACAACGTTTAGCAGCTCTTTGCATCTATCTATAGCAAGAAttctttagaaattttgttGCTGGATATACATTGATAGTTTTCAATTTTATGACTGATGTTAAATTTGAAAGTTGGATTAAGCCAGCTTTCACTAATATATGTATTGGGACAATACTTGTCCCAATAAATGGATTCATTCTTTATAGGCTTAGATTGATGGAATGGGAAAGAATTACGTTACTAATGATAGTATCAGCAGCGGGATACTTCTCCGTTGGTGGATTGGCTTTTGCGTATCTTTATACACTAAAAAGCCCTATAACTAGAATCATATCAATGAGTGTAGGTAATGTTCTTATTATGTTACTATGTGCACACTTTGATGTTAGTTTTGAAGATCTAAAGAGATTCTACTATGGTATGATATTTGTGGGATGATCTTTGATGTTTGAGGGAATTGCTTTttgtattaataaatatattttaaatatacattagGTATATTTCAAAGGAGTGTACTGCTGAAAGATGgtgtaatgaaaatattttgttgCAGTGTTGGTAttctccctttctctttcaATCTCTCATATTCCACGCTcacacctttttttttatttgtttttattctatctGTAAATCTGTAAATTGTGTTTTATCTTGCTGTTGAGTCATCTTGTCATTATAGAGTTTCTGCCTTGGCCATgagtgttttttgttttttcataatcatttttagttttcaatAATCACCagaaatgcaaaaaaaaaaatatgtttggtGAACTGattcttttctgtttttagCTAAAACTTACTATGAAGTCTGCAATAATTCTTGTATGTTAAAACAATATTGCTACCATAAAAAATTTCTCTTACACTCATGTAAATGGGTGCCCaacttttgaataattttaactaGTGGGAATGTTATTTGCCACatatttatctttaaggtgGCAAGCAATTTGTTAGTTGCATAACACCCATCCAGATATGGTTGAGTGTTTGCTCATTTGTATTTTTGCTTCCTTGTAAGTTATAGTTCACAGTTTCAAGTCTTGGAAGCAACCTCTCTAGTTTTGAATGTGAGGGTGGGGTATAAGGTTGTGTGCATACCCAACCCAGATCCCATTTGGTGGGAGCCTTGTGTGTTTGGTCATCCTTATGGTACCCATCCAGTTATTATTGAGAGCATTGGTGTAGATATTTTAAGATAACCATCCTTAATGTAAGTTAGACATATCAAAAGTACAAGATGATGAAGTTGGGGATGGAACCACCTCTGTTGCTGTTTTGGCTGGTGAACTTTTAAGGGAGGCAGAAAAGCTGGTTGCCACCAAGATTCATCCAATGACAATAATATCAGGTTcagttcttttcttttctacaGTGGCTCAACTGCTCTTATCCTGAAAATGTTGTTTCATGTTAATGAATTTTCTACTGACAACTTCAGTGATTCACTCTTTGAATACAAGGCAATATATTCAATAAGTAATTCTTGTATTGGATAAGAAAGCAACATTTTTCTTATTGTGCTTCATctgtttttaaattgtattttgaaTATCATGTCTTTGTTTGATGTCTAACATCATGGAGTGTTCCTTTGATGCTTGATATTAAATAGGGAATGCAAAGCCTAGTGTTAAAAAATTTTGGTGCTTGTTTTCTAATTAAAGTAGGAAGTAATTTGTTGATGCTTGTTATTGAGAGGTGTGGTAATATAAGTGGTCAATGGAATTTCCGTTGTCAATCTTTTATTTCCCTTATTTCTAATGCTGCCCTATATGTACTTATTTTTCCACGTGGTTTCTAGGTTTCCGAATGGCAGCAGAGTGTGCTCGGAATGCTTTGTTAGAGAAGGTTGTGGACAACAAAGCTGATTCTGGTATTGTTTCTCCCACTTTTTTGTCTTTCAGGGTTTTATAATTGTCTCTGTTGCCTTTTAAACATTGTTGTTATTATCCTCGTGTTACAAGGACCTGGCCAGTTATTTAGACATTCTTGTGATTTGTTATCCGatatattgatataatttaCTGGATTGTGCCGAGAAATTCAGGTCAGACTTACTGAACTTCGCAATGACAACTTTGAGCTCCAAGATTCTTTCACGAGCATTTTGCAAATTTAGCTGTGGACAGATTCAAacctaattaatttatttttccacaTACTCAACTGAACTTTCTTGAAAGTGTTAGTAGGAAGTTGGATTATATGAATATCTGCTGTTTCATAATCATTTCTTACAGTATGAATGTGGCTGTTCAAATGTATTCCAATCCATAAATAGTGAATTTGGAATACTCTGTAGGAACTCACAAATTATttgtttaactattttttttactggGTTATGACAGCTTTTCATGTCGAGTAgtgatttttcctttttctagaTGGCCTTAAAATAGGAAGTTTCCTTtagttgttttgttaattttgtaatatgGGCTATTCAATGATTTTACTGTGCAAACAAATGTTTATTAtgcttcaatatttattttattagtttgagctatattttgattaagtgtgtcttttcatttttttcatcttatcTTCATCTTTCAATGGTTATTTTCATATGCAGGGAAGCACTAATTTAGAATCTATCCAGATTATTAAAAAACCCGGAGGCTCATTGAAGGATTTATTCTTAGATGAAGGGTAATATTGCTGAAAAGTTGGACTATTTTGCAGTATGCGAAAAGGAATTTTTCGACTTGTCGCTGAATCcttattatctttattatattgAGTTGCACAGTTTCCTAGAAACTTGTGCAGAGTCGTGCTCatagaaaaatatgattatCAAATTCTGCAGTTTCCTCTGTAACGAAGGATTTTGTGATAGtaatcttgttttttttattctaagcatTGCTTAACATTGCATTGCTCTGTTAAAGTGTAAGCTATCTTAATTGAATTCGTATTTTTTGTCAGATTCATTCTTGACAAGAAAATCGGTATTGGACAACCCAATCGGATTGAGAATGCAAAGATACCGGTGGCCAACACTGCCATGGATACAGACAAAGTGAAGATATACGGTGCACGTATTCGTGTTGATTCATTCTATCACACTGAATTTATGCCTTTATGTAGTGCTGGTCAAATGTTATATTTCAGTCAGTGCATTGTTAGGTGGACACGCTTAGGAGCATTTTCTTTGTATGAATAGGCCTTTTTTTAAGGAAACTAGAACAAATGTTTGTATGTGCAACTTTAAGTCTGATGCATCTGCTTTTTTGGCAGCCACCATGTTCTTGATGAGGCTGAGAGGTCATTGCATGATGCCCTGTGTGTGCTATCACAGACTGTAAATGACAGCAGAGTGTTGCTTGGAGGTGGGTGGCCGGAGATGGTGATGGCAAAGGAAGTGGATGCGTTGGCTAAGAAAACTCCTGGAAAGAGGTCTCTTGCTATTGAAGCATTCTCCCGTGCACTCTTGGCTATTCCAACAATCATTGCTGATAATGCATGCTGGTTTGGACAGTGCTGAGTTGATTTCTCAGCTCTGTGCAGAGCATCAGAAGGAGGGCTGTACTGCAGGAATTGATGTTATTTCTGGTTCTGTAAGTATTGAAACCAAGAGTTTGGTGAATTTGTTGAGTGATTATCATGATGATATTGCCTTGTTTATGTTTTCTCTTGGGTTGGTTTATGAAGTGCACTCTTGTCAGAAGAGTTATTTCATTTTGTAATGTAATGTTTTATTGtcatctttatttatattggtAGCTGATCGTTTTTAATTTTCACTGGTCATATACTGATTTCTTGTTCAGGGTTAAGGGCTTTTAGGGTCATATACTGATTTTTGGTATTTAGTTTGATGTACCTTATCGAAATATAAAATGTGTATATATGTTCATGGAGGGTATGTGCCTAATGGCGGGTAATTTAAGACCTGTCATTAATGAGTGTGTTCAAGTTTAACATATTAGTAAGAACAGGATTTTACGAGGGTTTATGTATAGTATAGTTGTAGTGTCTGCATTTCTGTTCTACTTTTACctatgtttatgtttttgtgGAAGGTTGGAGACATGGCTGAACGGGGTATATGCGAAGCATTCAAAGTGAAACAAGCTGTATTGCTATCTTCAACAGAGGCAGCTGAGATGATCCTCAGAGTTGACGAAATCATCACGTGTGCTCCAAGGAGAAGAGAAGATAGAATGTAAAATATGGCGAAGGTACCTTGGCATTTTTAGGCGTACCATTAGCGAGTGCTGTTATATTGATACGGTGCTTGTGATTGAAAAAACTGGTTGTAATGCTAAAAGTTTGTtaggtaaattttttatttgtttttttgtaaCCCAGTTTCATGCCAGTGGATTGGGGGTGGGTGGTAGGGTCAGGTTGGATAAATTTTACCTAATTTATTCCTGCCCTGCACTTagaattaattatgtttatttgaatttaagaacactatctttcatttttcaacAAAGTTATCTTTTAagatttttcctttaatttgcGTCTTCAGAGATACACCACTGCTTACAAAAAAAGTTTTTAGACAATATTAATTCTGTTCTGCATAACACGTAACGAATAAAATTCAAACTGATTTTACATTTGCTTATGCGAGTTTATTACTACTATTAATGAGAGACATGGATGGCTGTTATTTTAGTCATAGTGATTTCAGCGAATGGGCAATGCTACAAAAATCAGAGCTGTAAACCTATATTTATTCTGGTTCAAATTCACACCAAcctattatattcttttatatatttatatatatatatatatatatatatatatatgatattattgaTTTCGGTCTAATAATAGATGAATATTTATCAACTTATTATCACACATagatgattaaatatatttttagttttttaatttataaaaattaaaatttgtttttttcgaAATTTTAgcaatttaatcttttttttttagaattttgtgaatttaatttttttaattaaattttattataaatatgtttaaaatattaaataaatttaataaaatttagtttaaaaaaattaaattcacgttaaaagaactaaattaaatcaaaattttaaagaaagattattttcacattttaccttaagagattttttttactcaatatttaattttgatgatACTAGAAAAGGAATTAAGTAGTTCAATTTGACCATTGAATATCCTAAttgaaaacattatttaaattattcagaTATTTATCTATTTGGTAAGTAATTACTTTACTAGAATCTTCCACAATCTTTGCCTTTTATTTTAGGGTGTATTAAAGAGTGATTTGTCAAATTCATAGATCCGAATTATCCTAATTTATCACTGGAGAACTTAAGATTTCCTAAGTTCAACTCATAATATTGTTTTGAAGATCACTAAACTTAATTGTTAACATACACcgtatattattttaactgataatttatataaaaaataaaaataataattatatatttaatttaaataaacgatttaacaaaaataatttaaataaaaaatagacagATATCACGAAAAAGAAATGAAGTAATagacataaaaaaatagaataaaagtgaccacattttatttgttataaattaaataataaaaagttatagaaATAAAGGATTATCGTATTAACAACTCAATTAACAACTTTGCACTGCTAATTAAGTCGTTTAATAATTGGTTATTAAAATCGATCAAAGAGCGCTGTTGAAATGTTGAAAGGAGCTTTACTAAGATATGGAATAGGACAAATCGAAGTAGAGAAAAACAACAGGAGGAAggagaaattaaaataaatatttaaatctaatttGAGGGAGAGGTTATGTGATAATTGTTGTAGAACATGGAGGTTGACATAAGGT
The Vigna angularis cultivar LongXiaoDou No.4 chromosome 5, ASM1680809v1, whole genome shotgun sequence genome window above contains:
- the LOC128196727 gene encoding uncharacterized protein LOC128196727 — translated: MQRAAKRCAGGGVALSISNACGAAAYAACAACAACAVAACAAGAGAACVAAAASTAAASTGCAACAAVPWIKKQNGSKDREEMREQRSNKCWFCHPELYRVVAAACFATTQMRQRTSLLQVLPPEDKAHSYDGFASTKGKMVLPRTVLMEQLKKGEQLALPEIDAKSCSGGTSTWWGVSEGVALSISNACGAAAYAACAACAACAVAACAAGAGAACVAAAASTAAASTGCAACAAVPWSSSSSSSASTWALN
- the LOC128196728 gene encoding T-complex protein 1 subunit beta-like, coding for MEWERITLLMIVSAAGYFSVGGLAFAYLYTLKSPITRIISMSVDISKVQDDEVGDGTTSVAVLAGELLREAEKLVATKIHPMTIISGFRMAAECARNALLEKVVDNKADSGIVSPTFLSFRGSTNLESIQIIKKPGGSLKDLFLDEGFILDKKIGIGQPNRIENAKIPVANTAMDTDKVKIYGARIRVDSFYHTEFMPLCSAGQMLYFSQCIVRWTRLGAFSLYE